TTTCCTGTGGCGTGATAGTTTTGATCGAATGTAAGGCTCAAAGAGCCAAAATTATTAAtattttctcttaaaaaatgTTTCTGGTTCAACTTCTTTCTGGTTTTTCCAATAAACGAATATGGAGTATCATCTGTCAAGTCGTAGCCAAAAAAGAACTTAAGCAAAAAACGTCGACAGCAGGATTCGAACCTGCGCAGGCAAATCCCAACAGATTTCGAGTCTGTCTCCACTCGGACATATCGACGATCTGTTAATCAGTGTACTAATTTAGATTCTTCAACGGCATATTTCCTGTAATGTTGCTGAAAATTACACATTCAGCATGATATCAGATAAACATACCAGTAGGGGACCTACCAGATTGATCAATAGATCTAACAGTTTCTTAATCCATCATCGCAATCACAGATTGAGAACCTTAAAACAGAATGGTATTCCTTATTGAACTTCCTCAAGGACTAGCAGAGTCAAAATGTAGCCTGCAAAGTTTAGCTGCAATTTGCAAAAAGATTGCCGGTTGCCAAAAGTTGAGTCACTCGTCGAGTTCTGTATCACAGATGATCACTAGTGCAACTACAGAGAGGACCAAGTGTTCCTCACATTGTCTGGTAGACTGACATCTGCTAATAACCTAGAACATGGTGCGAGAATGACTTCATTTCTTCGACTTGTTTGCCACGGTGAGCTGCTGGAGATTGAGCAAGAGATCATTGGAGTCCAGGAACACCTTGTTAGCTGAAGATGACATCGTATGAGAGATCTCCCTGGCAGCTTCGATCTGCCTGAGGGCAAGGAAAGCAGGGTTGTTTGCAATGGCTTGACCAATCAGCTCAGCACTTTTAGCTTCACCCTGTTGAAAGAAGAGAAAGGCCATGTTTAAGAGACAATGTTAACTAGACATGCAATGGCAAAACCATTATATAATATGTACTGTCAAACTGTATCTCCGGCACATGACATCAGGCAATGGCTATAAAACAGATTTCTTACCTGTGCCCTGATAATCGCACTCCTCTTGTCTTGCTCAGCTTTCTCAACAATGAACTTAGCACGCTCAGCTTCTTGTGCAGCAACCTGTTTGGCTTCAATAGCATGAGTGAACTCCTTTCCGAAGCTCAGGCTTGTGATGGACACATCATCAAGGGCAATATTAAAATTCCTGGCCCTCTCAGTCAGTATCTTTCTTATCTCCCTACTCACGGTCTGGATTTGGAGAGTGAAACAAACAGTTAGCGCCCCCAAGTAATGTTGACCCCCAtcaaatataagaaaaaaagacTATAAAAAGCATATGTTCAGGTCTTAACCTCTCTCTGTGTGATTAGCTGACTCGCATTGTATTGTGCGACAACAGCTTTAAGTGTTTCATGGATAATTGAAGGCAAAACTCTCTCATTGAAGTTCTCCCCCAGAGTCCTGTAGATAGTTGGTAGCTTCTCTGGCATGGGCCTTGTAAGGACACGGAGACCAATTTTCACCTGCCCAAAATAGAGTACAATACatgcataaaaaatataaagggTACCTGCCAAAAATAGAGTACAATAGatgcataaaaaatatgaagaaGGGTTTTATGTTCAGCAAATGGAACTCCAAGCATAAAAGCACATGGCACAACCATAAACTAAAACATCGACTGCGTTTATTTCCGAAATTGCATATTTTCTTCGACTGtgtttatttccaaaatttggCACATCCCTTCTAATTGGCTCACTACTCActagttcaattttttttctaaaacctGACCACATATGCCTGGCATGTTTAGTAGAACAGTTTTAATCACCAAATAAGTCCACAATCAAATATCTTTACA
The window above is part of the Oryza sativa Japonica Group chromosome 7, ASM3414082v1 genome. Proteins encoded here:
- the LOC4342874 gene encoding prohibitin-2, mitochondrial, translating into MNIKGGGRVPVPPAGAGTLVKLVVLGGTAVYAAVNSLYNVEGGHRAIVFNRIQGIKDKVYPEGTHFMIPWFERPIIYDVRARPNLVESTSGSRDLQMVKIGLRVLTRPMPEKLPTIYRTLGENFNERVLPSIIHETLKAVVAQYNASQLITQRETVSREIRKILTERARNFNIALDDVSITSLSFGKEFTHAIEAKQVAAQEAERAKFIVEKAEQDKRSAIIRAQGEAKSAELIGQAIANNPAFLALRQIEAAREISHTMSSSANKVFLDSNDLLLNLQQLTVANKSKK